A window of Ictidomys tridecemlineatus isolate mIctTri1 chromosome 1, mIctTri1.hap1, whole genome shotgun sequence contains these coding sequences:
- the LOC144366705 gene encoding olfactory receptor 2G3 translates to MDWANGSSPTGFILLGFSAHPRLEAVLFVFVLFFYLLTLLGNFAIMMVSYLDPALHTPMYFFLSNLSLLDVCFTSSLAPQTLVNLRGPAKTITYSGCVVQLYVSLALGSTECILLAVMALDRYEAVCRPLHYVVIMSPRVCQQLASASWLSGLANSLIHATFTLQLPLCGNHRLDHFICEVPALLKLACVDTTVNELVLFLVSILFLVIPPVLILISYGFITRAVLRIRSSEARYKAFSTCSSHLTVVVIFYGTIIYMYLQPSDSYAQDQGKFISLFYTMVTPTLNPLIYTLRNKDVKGALRKLLSGKLCPLRT, encoded by the coding sequence ATGGACTGGGCCAATGGGAGCTCCCCCACGGGGTTCATTCTGCTGGGCTTCTCGGCCCACCCCCGCCTGGAGGCTGTGCTCTTCGTGTTTGTCCTGTTCTTCTACCTCCTGACCCTGCTGGGAAACTTTGCCATCATGATGGTCTCGTACCTGGACCCCGCTCTCCAcacgcccatgtacttcttcctcagcaaCCTCTCCTTGCTGGACGTCTGCTTCACCAGCAGCCTGGCGCCCCAGACCTTGGTGAACCTGCGAGGACCGGCGAAGACCATCACCTACAGTGGCTGCGTGGTGCAGCTCTACGTGTCCCTGGCTCTGGGCTCCACCGAGTGCATCCTCCTGGCTGTCATGGCGCTGGATCGCTATGAAGCTGTCTGCAGACCCTTGCACTATGTGGTCATCATGAGCCCGCGGGTGTGCCAGCAGCTGGCCTCCGCCTCCTGGCTCAGCGGGCTGGCTAACTCCCTGATCCATGCTACCTTCACCCTGCAGCTGCCGCTCTGCGGCAACCACAGGCTGGACCACTTCATCTGTGAGGTGCCTGCACTTCTCAAGCTGGCCTGCGTGGACACCACTGTGAACGAGCTTGTGCTCTTTCTCGTGAGCATCCTGTTCCTTGTGATCCCACCCGTGCTTATCCTCATTTCCTACGGCTTCATCACTCgagcggtgctgaggatcaggtCTTCGGAGGCCAGGTACAAAGCCTTCAgcacctgctcctcccacctcacGGTGGTGGTCATTTTCTACGGAACCATCATCTACATGTACCTGCAGCCCAGTGACAGTTATGCCCAGGACCAGGGCAAGTTCATCTCCCTCTTCTATACCATGGTGACCCCCACTCTGAACCCCCTTATCTACACCTTACGGAATAAGGATGTGAAGGGGGCGCTGAGGAAGCTCCTCTCAGGAAAACTGTGTCCCCTGCGGACATGA
- the LOC144378646 gene encoding olfactory receptor 2G2-like has protein sequence MWMQRGVNESGPAGFILVGFSDHPQLRRVLFVTILALYLLTTLGNSAIILVSRLEPRLHTPMYFFLSHLSLLDLSFSSSVVPQLLVNLWDPFKTISYGGCVAQLCVSLALGSTECVLLAVMSYDRYVAVCRPLHYTVLMHPRLCHSLAAAAWLSGLATTLVQSTLTLRLPFCGHRRVDHFICEVPVLIKLACVDTTFNEAELFVASVLFLVLPLSLILVSYGHIAQAVLRIRSAAGRRKAFGTCSSHLLVVTIFYGTIIFMYLQPARSRSKDQGKFVSLFYTVVTPVLNPLIYTLRNEEVKGALKRVLEKVLGVSCT, from the coding sequence ATGTGGATGCAGAGGGGTGTCAACGAGAGTGGCCCAGCAGGCTTCATCCTGGTGGGATTCTCAGACCACCCTCAGCTGCGGAGGGTTCTATTTGTGACCATCTTGGCCTTGTACCTGCTTACTACCTTGGGGAACTCCGCCATCATCCTGGTGTCCCGCTTGGAGCCCCGActgcacacacccatgtacttcttcctctcccaccTGTCCCTCCTGGACCTCAGCTTCAGCAGCAGTGTCGTGCCCCAGCTCCTGGTCAACTTGTGGGATCCCTTCAAAACCATCTCCTATGGCGGATGCGTGGCTCAGCTCTGCGTCTCCCTCGCGCTGGGGTCCACCGAGTGTGTCctcctggctgtcatgtcctATGATCGCTACGTTGCCGTGTGCCGTCCCCTCCATTACACTGTCTTGATGCACCCCCGCCTCTGTCACTCCCTGGCGGCTGCCGCGTGGCTCAGCGGACTGGCCACCACCCTGGTACAGTCCACCCTCACCCTGCGCCTGCCCTTCTGTGGGCATCGCCGAGTGGACCACTTCATCTGTGAGGTCCCCGTGCTCATCAAGCTGGCCTGTGTGGACACCACCTTCAACGAGGCTGAGCTCTTTGTGGCCAGCGTCCTGTTCCTGGTGCTGCCCCTGTCGCTCATCCTGGTGTCCTACGGCCACATCGCCCAAGCCGTGCTGAGGATCAGGTCGGCTGCTGGCAGGCGGAAGGCCTTCGGgacctgctcctcccacctcctggTGGTCACCATCTTCTATGGGACCATCATCTTCATGTACCTGCAGCCGGCCCGGAGCCGATCCAAGGACCAGGGCAAGTTTGTCTCCCTGTTCTACACAGTGGTGACTCCCGTGCTCAACCCTCTGATTTATACTCTGAGGAATGAGGAGGTTAAAGGGGCACTGAAGAGGGTCCTAGAGAAGGTCCTGGGAGTAAGCTGTACATGA
- the LOC144378647 gene encoding olfactory receptor 2G6-like — protein sequence MGGANHSLLSGFLLLGFSDQPQLERALFGVVLLLYLMTLLGNSAIILVSLLDPKLHTPMYFFLSHLSFLDLCFTTGILPQLLVHLGSSDKSISYGGCVAQLYVSLALGSTECVLLAIMSYDRYVAVCRPLHYTLVMHPRLCHSLVAAAWLSGVVTTLVQSTLTLRLPFCGHRRVDHFFCEVPVLIKLACVDTTFNEAELFVASVLFLVLPLSLILVSYGHIAQAVLRIRSAAGRRKAFGTCSSHLLVVTIFYGTIIFMYLQPAQSRSKDQGKFVSLFYTVVTPVLNPLIYTLRNQEVKTALRKLWGRPYD from the coding sequence ATGGGAGGCGCCAACCACAGCCTCCTCTCTGGGTTCCTTCTGCTGGGGTTCTCAGACCAGCCTCAGTTGGAGCGGGCCCTCTTTGGGGTTGTCCTGCTCCTTTACCTCATGACCCTTCTTGGCAACTCTGCCATCATCCTGGTGTCCCTTCTGGACCCCAAGCtccacacacccatgtacttcttcctctcccaccTGTCCTTCCTGGACCTCTGCTTCACCACTGGTATCCTTCCTCAGCTCCTAGTCCACCTGGGGAGCTCAGACAAGTCCATCTCCTACGGCGGCTGCGTGGCTCAGCTGTACGTCTCCCTCGCGCTAGGGTCCACCGAGTGTGTCCTCCTGGCCATCATGTCCTACGATCGCTATGTCGCCGTCTGCCGCCCGCTACACTACACTCTTGTCATGCACCCTCGGCTCTGTCACTCCCTGGTGGCCGCAGCGTGGCTCAGTGGAGTGGTCACCACCCTGGTACAGTCCACCCTCACCCTGCGCCTGCCCTTCTGTGGGCATCGCCGAGTGGACCACTTCTTCTGTGAGGTCCCCGTGCTCATCAAGCTGGCCTGTGTGGACACCACCTTCAACGAGGCTGAGCTCTTTGTGGCCAGCGTCCTGTTCCTGGTGCTGCCCCTGTCGCTCATCCTGGTGTCCTACGGCCACATCGCCCAAGCCGTGCTGAGGATCAGGTCGGCTGCTGGCAGGCGGAAGGCCTTCGGgacctgctcctcccacctcctggTGGTCACCATCTTCTATGGGACCATCATCTTCATGTACCTGCAGCCGGCCCAGAGCCGATCCAAGGACCAGGGCAAGTTTGTCTCCCTGTTCTACACGGTAGTGACTCCCGTGCTCAACCCTCTGATTTACACTCTGAGGAACCAGGAGGTGAAGACGGCATTGAGGAAACTCTGGGGAAGACCTTATGATTGA